TATCAATCCTATCGAGAAGATCACTAAATTGCACAATATGCAGTTTGAGCAGCATGTGGCAAAAAGCAATGTCGCTACAAGACACGCGGAAGGTTTTGTACGAAGTATCAAAAAGCACGGTTTCCTTGACGAAGCGGATATCGTGGTATATTCAGAGGGGTACCTCGGTATGTACAAACACCTCAAAACCGCGATGAAAATGATGAAAGCCGGCAAGATCCACTGGAACGACGGACTGCCTTGGGTGGACAATGTGCCTAAATCCAAAAATCTTGATGAAATCCAGAAACTCATCGAGATCTCACAAACGAACAAGCTGTAAGGAGAAACGATGAGCAAATTAAAATATGCACTATTTACAGGATGTACCGCAAAGCAGTCCACACCTGAACTACTGTCATCTACGCTTGCAGTAGCGGATAAACTGGGTATCGAAATCACCATTCTGGAAGAGGCTTCCTGCTGCGGCGCGAGCCATCTTCAGGACTTCGACGAATTCCTGGCACATGTACTGAATGCAAGGAACATCTGCTATGCAGAAAAGCTTGGTCTTACCATGATCACCATCTGTAACACCTGTCAGCTCAACTCTGCCATGACAAAACATGCGCTTGACACGGATCCGGATCTCAAAGCGAGGGTCAACGAGAAACTTGCAGAGGTAGGCTTGGAATACAAGGGTACTTCAGAGATCAAACACTTCCTCTACTGCCTCATCGACGAGTATGGTCTTGAAAACATCAAGGATAAGGTGGAGGTACCACTCAGCCATCTGAACATTGCGCCATTTTACGGATGTCACAACATCCGCCCGTCCGAACTGCACCACACGAGCAACGGCGGAGAGAACCCGTACAACCCTACCTCACTCGACCAGCTCATCGATGCGCTCGAGGGCCATCCGGTCAACTACGACCACAAGAACAAGTGCTGCGGTTTCCACGTAGAGCTTCAGGCGAACCATACCTCAGAAATACTTGCAGGTAATGCCATGGTAGATGCTATCGACAACAATGCTGATATCATGGTAACACCCTGCCCACTCTGCCATCTCAAGATGGATACCTACCAGGACGATGTAGGCAAGGTTATCGGACGCGATATAGAACTTCCCGTTCTTCACATGCCTCAAATGGTTGCGCTTGCACTCGGCTGTACACCAAAAGAAATCGGCCTGAACTACCACGTTCAGAAAGCCACGCACCTTACGGCATAACTGCTGACATACTTCCGTATTCTGCGGAAGTATCTGCTTTTCTCCAAACTAAATATTTCAAATTTAACTCCGATTAGTATTAATCCACTATAATGCAAAAAATATAATTTTAGGAATATTTCATGTTCAAAATAATACTTGCCTGGCTCTTTGGTGCCCTCATCCTTATACAGGCCATCCAAATATCTATACCCAAACCCGAAAAGGTCACTCCAGATGAAGAGATCAAGGCACCTGCAGAGATCATGAAGATGCTGAAAACTTCCTGCTATGACTGCCACTCCTATGAAACAAAAATGCCATGGTACGGCAATATAGCGCCTCTCTCATGGGAAGTCAAGAGCCATATCAAAGAGGGACGTGAGTGGCTGAACTTTCAGACATGGGACCGTTACGATGATGAGAAGAAACAGAAACTCTACAAGGGTATTGCAAAGACCATAAACTTTTCTATGCCTATGCCAATGTATCTTAGCCTGCATAAAGAGGCCAAACTCAGCAGAGAACAAAGAAGACAGATAAAAGAATGGGCGGAAAGTAACATCAAAGAGGATTATTGATCAAATAAGATAATTTTTGTCCTATTTGTTAATTATTTATGTTATAATAATTCTACAAAACCAAATTCAAAGGATATAACATGCCAAAAATCAATAAATATGTTGACATCGACACAGTAGAAGGAGAAGCAAAAAAAGACCTTATCGACAGACACTCACCGTTCATTACAGTAGAAGGTGACGCAAAAAAAGGTGAAATGCTTGCAGTAAACGTTAAAATGGGTCAGGAGTACACTCACCCTGACGATTTTGACCACTACATCGAGTCTATCACACTTTTCGACGGTGACACAAAGCTCGCAATGGCTACATTCGTACCCGGAACACTCGGTAACGAAAAATCACATGCTGAAGTCACATTCAACATCAGACCAATGAAAAGCAAACTTAACCTTGTTGCACACGGATACTGTACAAAACACGGTATCTGGGAATCTACTCCGGTTGAAGTAACTGTAGTAGACTAATCTACGGCCCGTATTTACGGGCCTTATAGCATTCTAAAATTCAGACATACGGATTCATATTCTCCTTTAATTCTTCTCTTTGCTTATGATACATATCAAATAACTCTCTTTATTTTTCCACAAAAGACATTATTGCTTATTAAAAAGTCCTATTTCAGCAGTTGTTCCTAAAATATATTTATTTTTAGTCTTATACAATTAGGTTATAATATGTTAGTTTTGAATTTTGACTATTATTATATGTATTAGATGCAGGAAGGTAATCTTAAATGATATTTTTAAGCAGATATTTTCTGTTATTGATAACAATACTTAATTTTGCTTTTCCCGCTGATATTCCCGAGAAAGTTTCGGTCCAGCTTCAATGGAAGCACCAATTCGAGTTTGCCGGTTTCTATGCGGCCAAGGAGAAAGGGTTTTACAAAGAGGCAGGACTGGATGTTGATCTCATAGAATTTGATGGTGTATCAAATATTATAGATGATGTTCTCAACGGCGATGTAACATTCGGTATAACCTATTCTACTCTGATATACCGCTACCTCAAAGGCGATCCTCTTGTGATGCTCGCCAATTTTCTCAAGCAGTCTCCCCTTGTGCTTGTCACACAAAAACAGTACAAACTTCCAAGCGATCTTCGGGGCAAAAAAGTGATGGTCTCCGATACCATCATCAATGATGCCAAACTGATGATGATGTTTAAAAAATTCGATATGAATGAATCAGATTTTATCTCGGTACTTCCCACTTTCAATCTTCAGGACTTCATCGACAAAAAAGTGGACGCGGTAACGGTCTTCGTTACCAATGAAACCTTTCAGCTCGACAAAAGGGGCATTGCATACAATGTTCTCGACCCCAGCGCATACGGGGTCCGATTTTATGACCTGAATCTCTTTACCTCCCAGAAAGAGCTTAGAGAGCATCCTCAGCGTGTCTCGGCATTTAGAAATGCCACGATAAAGGGATGGAAATATGCGCTAAAACACAAAGACGAGATGATCAGGCTGATACTCGCTAAATACAATACACAGCACAAGGATTACGCTTCCTTGAAGTATGAGGCCGACCAGATGGAAAATATGATCCTGTCAAAACTCTATCCGGTCGGCAGTATCGATCCCAAGAGAGTCAAGGAGATTTCCCAAACATTCATTTCCCTTGGGATGCTATCTCCTTCGACCCCTTTGGACCTTGATCCGTTTATCTACAACACTGTTCCAGATGATATCGGTTTAAGTCAAGAAGAGTCGAGCTATCTCAATACAAAAAATGTTATTACCTACTGTTCCGATCCGGACTGGCTGCCACTGAGTGCCATTGTTCAAGGAAAACATATTGGTATGGATGCCGATTATCTTTCGATCCTTTCTGAAAAAATTGGAAGACCTTTCCATCTGGTTCCGACTAAAAACTGGAATGAATCGCTTCGTTTTGCCAAAGAAGGCAAGTGTGATATCCTTACTTTGGCCATGGAAACACCAAAGCGAAAAGAATACCTTCTTTTTACCAATCCGATACTGAATATTCCGCTGGTACTTGTAACTGGTATTGATAAAGGTTTCTATACGAACCTAAGGGAACTCGCCGACAAAAAGATCGGTATCACCAAAGGCTACGCCTATGAGGAACTTTTCAAAAAGATAAATCCGGGCATCAAGCTGGTCGGGGTTGAAAGTGTCACAAAAGGGATGCAAATGGTAGCCAAAGGACAACTTTTCGGTTTTATCGACAACCTTAAGAGTATCGGGTATCTTATACAAAAAGAGTATGTCGGTACCCTGAAGATATCTGCAAAATTTGATCAGAACCTTGTTCTGGGATACGGTGTACGCAAAAACCAGCCACAGTTACGATCCATACTCAATAAAGCAATAACAACACTCAACGAGGGAAAGATACAGGCTATCGAAAATCGATGGACAAGCGTCAAAATAGAAAATGGCGTAAATCATACAATGCTTCTGATGATCTTGCTTGTTGTATTGCTTCTCATTCTTATCTTCTATTATCGCTTTAGGAAAATCCATGCTGAAAAGAATGCACTTGAGACCATTTCAAACATAGACGCCCTTACAGAACTTTTCAACAGAAGAAAGATCGATCAGCTCATAAATAGCGAAGTAAAGCGCATCACTACCAAAGGCCGTTTCAGCCTTATCTTGATCGATATTGACAATTTTAAAAACATCAACGACAGCTATGGCCATGATGTGGGTGATATTATACTTAAACATATCTCGATAATATTGAAGAACAATGTCCGAAAAAAAGACTGTGTCGGACGATGGGGAGGCGAAGAGTTTCTCATCGTCTGTCCCGATACCGGTAAGCAAGAAGCTGCTAGATTTTCTGAACGTATCCGGGCAGCTATCGAGAACGAACGTTTCGAAAAGGTACTGAATGTAACTGCCAGTTTCGGTATCGCCGAGTACAACAGGGAAAACATCGACGATACTCCTCTTATCAGGAGACTAGACAAGGCTCTCTACCAGTCCAAAAGAGCAGGAAAGAACAGGGCAAGCGTGGCCTCCTAGTCAGATGTTTATTTATTATTCCCTCTAAATAAGTAAATTCTCAAGCAGCCCAGGCTAATTGGCATTGGTTGGTATTTCTCATCATCACTGCACATCCAAAAATGCATTGATCTTCGCTAACTTTTTACCCTCTTCATCATTCATTACTTTTACATAATACTCCGACATCGCCGTTCTGATGATATTGGTTGCATCTTTTCCGGTAAGTTTTTTCAATTCTTCGAGATGTTCTGCCTGCTCTGCAGTGAAAGAGATAGTGATCTGCTGTGGTCTGACTGCCATATGAATCCTTTTTTGGCACTATATTACCACAGAAGTATTCCCGAACATTAACAAAAATCAATAGAAACTAAAAATTATCTGTCCACACTAAAACGTCTTTGCCATTTTTCTCTCAGGTTTGGGTAACGGTGTTTCAAAGTGTTCAACTCTTTTTCCAGCTTGGAGTTGAAATCAACCTCTTTCTTTTTTAGTACCTGCAGGAAAGCGATACGGCGCTCTACAAAATAGAAGTAGAGCAGGACACTGATCGCAGCGGCATAGAGGCACCAGACAGAAGTCAAACCGTATGGGATGAAAACATAGACAAGAACTAGAAATAAAAAGTTCAGTAAACCAAAAAGCTGTATGGCGATACTTCGGCTTAAAAGCAGTGCACCGCATGTGGTCAGAACGTACAGGAACCCTACCCAGATTTTGTCTGTCCATTCATTGACATAGACCAGTATATGATTTTTTACATAAACAGAGGTAGGTTCTTCGGCAAGTCCGTAGAGTGTATACGCTGTAAGGATACCGCCGATGACCATCAGCACCCCTATGAGTTTTCTGCGTGTTCCCGCCGGTTCAATCAGCCAAAGTGACAAAGGAATGAGGAACTGCAGCAGTCCCTGAGCATAGAATACGAAGATACCCTCTGCGAGTTCAAGAGGACGGGGACCGATAAGACCGTACATCCCCAGCCAGACGAAGCCCTGCGTGAACTGATGCAGGGCAAAAAGAAACGGCAGGCTCGCAAAGACCACCTCATTGGGGGTACTGACTTTCTTAAAAGTCAGGATCGCTACGACAAAAAGTGCCCCCGAAAGAGTAAAATTCAAAATAATAGAAAACATAGGATTATTATACTTGAATCCTCTGAAGGGAACCTCTAAATATTAGAGGTTCCCTGAACTTGACGTAGATCAGAGACGCATAAAACTCTTTTCCAGGCTCTCGCTGAAGGTGGGATGCGCCAGTATCGTTCGTTTGGCGAGTGTGGCATCCATCTCTCCGGCGATCGCCATGGCAACGATGGCAACAAGCTCTTCAGCATGGGGCGCAAAGATCTCGGCACCTATGATGAAGTTCTCCTCATCACCGTACACAGCCATGAGCCCGAGATCGGCATCGTTGATATGCGGATAGGGCAAGCCTCCCAGCGGTACGCTGCTCTCATGATAGGTGACATCCCCATCTTCCAGTTGCGAGCGTATCTTACCGACATAGGCATAGGAGGACGGCAGAGTATGTATGAATTTGACGATATTTTCCATGCGTATCGCTTCACGTTGTTTCCCGAGGATACGCCGAACCACATAGAGCACTTCCGCCCTGGCGGCATGGGCGAGCTGTATCTTCCCGTTACAGTCACCGACGGCGTAATGGTCACGCAGCGTCGTTTCAAAGTGCACGTCAGTCTCTATCCCTTTTTTACCGACCTTCACTTCCTCTGTCTGTACGGCATCCGTATTGGCACGGCGCCCGGTCGCTACCAGCAGTTTTGGGACATAATGTTCTTTCCCGTCACCAAAGACGATATGCACGCCGCGTTTTGTCTTCTTCGCTGTTTTGACCGTCTGGTATCCCATCAGGGTCACACCAAGATTCTCGAACTGTTTCATCAAATGCTTTGAGATCGTCGGATGTGCTTTCCTTAAAAGCCTGTCATGCCGCCAGATCAGCTCGGTCTCTACGCCTGCAGCCGCAAAAAAGCTTGCCATTTCCAGACCGATCGCCCCCGCACCATAGACCGCGATCTTCTCGGGAAGCTCCTTCATATTGAGCACATCGTCACTGCTGATGACATCTTCTCCGTCATAGTCGACCCCCTCAGGGATAAATGCAGAGGATCCCGTACCGATGACGATATGTTTGGCCGTAACGGTACGGTCAGCGACTTTCACGGTATATGGTGCGATAAGGACCCCTTCCCCATCTATCAGCTCCACATCGCTGCACTGTTTGGTGATCGCACCCGTCGCCATGGAGAGCATGGTCTCCTTCTCGGTATCGAGTTTTGCCATATCCAGTTCTATCTTTCCTGTAAAATGGTTCTTTCTTGAAGCCAGAACCGTTTCAGCGGCATGC
This DNA window, taken from Sulfurovum lithotrophicum, encodes the following:
- a CDS encoding CoB--CoM heterodisulfide reductase iron-sulfur subunit B family protein, whose translation is MSKLKYALFTGCTAKQSTPELLSSTLAVADKLGIEITILEEASCCGASHLQDFDEFLAHVLNARNICYAEKLGLTMITICNTCQLNSAMTKHALDTDPDLKARVNEKLAEVGLEYKGTSEIKHFLYCLIDEYGLENIKDKVEVPLSHLNIAPFYGCHNIRPSELHHTSNGGENPYNPTSLDQLIDALEGHPVNYDHKNKCCGFHVELQANHTSEILAGNAMVDAIDNNADIMVTPCPLCHLKMDTYQDDVGKVIGRDIELPVLHMPQMVALALGCTPKEIGLNYHVQKATHLTA
- a CDS encoding dihydrolipoyl dehydrogenase family protein; its protein translation is MIYDYDILFLGGGLNYAGAVTAAKAGLRTALVEKKMVHLGGTCLHNGCIPSKMYLHAAETVLASRKNHFTGKIELDMAKLDTEKETMLSMATGAITKQCSDVELIDGEGVLIAPYTVKVADRTVTAKHIVIGTGSSAFIPEGVDYDGEDVISSDDVLNMKELPEKIAVYGAGAIGLEMASFFAAAGVETELIWRHDRLLRKAHPTISKHLMKQFENLGVTLMGYQTVKTAKKTKRGVHIVFGDGKEHYVPKLLVATGRRANTDAVQTEEVKVGKKGIETDVHFETTLRDHYAVGDCNGKIQLAHAARAEVLYVVRRILGKQREAIRMENIVKFIHTLPSSYAYVGKIRSQLEDGDVTYHESSVPLGGLPYPHINDADLGLMAVYGDEENFIIGAEIFAPHAEELVAIVAMAIAGEMDATLAKRTILAHPTFSESLEKSFMRL
- a CDS encoding DUF6629 family protein, with protein sequence MFSIILNFTLSGALFVVAILTFKKVSTPNEVVFASLPFLFALHQFTQGFVWLGMYGLIGPRPLELAEGIFVFYAQGLLQFLIPLSLWLIEPAGTRRKLIGVLMVIGGILTAYTLYGLAEEPTSVYVKNHILVYVNEWTDKIWVGFLYVLTTCGALLLSRSIAIQLFGLLNFLFLVLVYVFIPYGLTSVWCLYAAAISVLLYFYFVERRIAFLQVLKKKEVDFNSKLEKELNTLKHRYPNLREKWQRRFSVDR
- a CDS encoding diguanylate cyclase, producing the protein MIFLSRYFLLLITILNFAFPADIPEKVSVQLQWKHQFEFAGFYAAKEKGFYKEAGLDVDLIEFDGVSNIIDDVLNGDVTFGITYSTLIYRYLKGDPLVMLANFLKQSPLVLVTQKQYKLPSDLRGKKVMVSDTIINDAKLMMMFKKFDMNESDFISVLPTFNLQDFIDKKVDAVTVFVTNETFQLDKRGIAYNVLDPSAYGVRFYDLNLFTSQKELREHPQRVSAFRNATIKGWKYALKHKDEMIRLILAKYNTQHKDYASLKYEADQMENMILSKLYPVGSIDPKRVKEISQTFISLGMLSPSTPLDLDPFIYNTVPDDIGLSQEESSYLNTKNVITYCSDPDWLPLSAIVQGKHIGMDADYLSILSEKIGRPFHLVPTKNWNESLRFAKEGKCDILTLAMETPKRKEYLLFTNPILNIPLVLVTGIDKGFYTNLRELADKKIGITKGYAYEELFKKINPGIKLVGVESVTKGMQMVAKGQLFGFIDNLKSIGYLIQKEYVGTLKISAKFDQNLVLGYGVRKNQPQLRSILNKAITTLNEGKIQAIENRWTSVKIENGVNHTMLLMILLVVLLLILIFYYRFRKIHAEKNALETISNIDALTELFNRRKIDQLINSEVKRITTKGRFSLILIDIDNFKNINDSYGHDVGDIILKHISIILKNNVRKKDCVGRWGGEEFLIVCPDTGKQEAARFSERIRAAIENERFEKVLNVTASFGIAEYNRENIDDTPLIRRLDKALYQSKRAGKNRASVAS
- a CDS encoding class II SORL domain-containing protein, whose protein sequence is MPKINKYVDIDTVEGEAKKDLIDRHSPFITVEGDAKKGEMLAVNVKMGQEYTHPDDFDHYIESITLFDGDTKLAMATFVPGTLGNEKSHAEVTFNIRPMKSKLNLVAHGYCTKHGIWESTPVEVTVVD
- a CDS encoding heme-binding domain-containing protein, which translates into the protein MFKIILAWLFGALILIQAIQISIPKPEKVTPDEEIKAPAEIMKMLKTSCYDCHSYETKMPWYGNIAPLSWEVKSHIKEGREWLNFQTWDRYDDEKKQKLYKGIAKTINFSMPMPMYLSLHKEAKLSREQRRQIKEWAESNIKEDY